From Canis lupus baileyi chromosome 16, mCanLup2.hap1, whole genome shotgun sequence, a single genomic window includes:
- the LOC140606896 gene encoding uncharacterized protein: MSEQEREKEHERLRWKEDQTTCCEIRTLQDVTWAWNRGRKVQADGKEAGCCREGCQVPGGSEQRVLGSVLENRRKPTGAPPRDGSWEKHGLCGQGCLRWGWGASPTAHTHLEVATRHLPPCLLPPMAAATALRPPCGTSVGHRPRSKGLVTCSGHTVALPPLPLRPARTPMPWLLHPLPPGRSEQQHPGCSPIWSGCYRPPSLKLSTLYIPFPAPWGASENQTPQNVLAE, from the coding sequence ATGTcggaacaggagagagaaaaggaacacgAGAGGCTACGCTGGAAGGAGGATCAAACCACCTGCTGTGAGATCCGGACTCTCCAGGATGTAACGTGGGCCTGGAACAGGGGCCGGAAAGTACAAGCTGATGGCAAGGAGGCAGGATGCTGCAGAGAGGGCTGCCAAGTGCCAGGGGGTTCGGAGCAGCGAGTGCTTGGATCGGTGCTGGAGAACAGAAGGAAACCCACCGGAGCACCCCCGAGGGATGGCAGCTGGGAAAAGCATGGACTGTGTGGCCAGGGGTGcttgaggtgggggtggggggcttcccCAACAGCCCACACCCACCTCGAGGTTGCCACCAGGCATCTACCCCCCTGCCTTCTCCCCCCGATGGCAGCAGCCACAGCCCTGCGGCCTCCCTGTGGCACATCTGTGGGCCACCGGCCTCGGAGCAAGGGCTTGGTCACCTGCTCTGGCCACACTGTGGCtttgccccctctccccctccggcCAGCCCGCACCCCCATGCCCTGGCTTCTGCATCCACTTCCTCCTGGCCGTTCCGAGCAGCAGCACCCCGGTTGCTCCCCTATCTGGAGCGGGTGCTACCGTCCACCCAGCCTCAAGCTGTCCACCTTGTAtattcccttccctgccccttggGGAGCCTCCGAGAACCAGACACCCCAGAATGTgctggctgaatga